One stretch of Miscanthus floridulus cultivar M001 chromosome 18, ASM1932011v1, whole genome shotgun sequence DNA includes these proteins:
- the LOC136522327 gene encoding uncharacterized protein, which yields MQIRHPIAANLPDNLRYPECSRFDALVISASNGPDSINAPSHTSLAIKYLIVPSSPHSTYQTQPDRAADKCPKQPTERSAQLAGEIDRSMDLLEHPLEAVAFRLYSLPIPEAASAVTGAAAWTCLAAVLAAAAAGLWRLRSSTAAAVAVSTTTKPLELDPSSRAAEVSPSRPSSQRSPPVPAAASTTPTAPSRKEMYTAYFRDAGCVGCCYEDGNNEEDDDADEEHEDGDRDVFVSDGADPFGWEVVRSLPPPLSPTAALGGGSVVQLWDQGVGGGLTPTASPRWRGRVVVVGAVSAF from the coding sequence ATGCAAATCCGGCATCCCATCGCAGCAAATCTCCCGGATAACCTCCGATACCCAGAATGTTCCCGTTTTGATGCGCTCGTGATCTCAGCATCCAACGGCCCAGATTCAATCAACGCCCCCTCCCACACCTCTCTTGCCATTAAATACCTCATCGTCCCTTCCTCTCCCCACTCCACTTACCAAACCCAGCCAGACAGAGCAGCAGACAAGTGTCCAAAGCAACCGACCGAGAGAAGCGCACAGCTCGCCGGCgagatcgatcgatcgatggaCCTCCTGGAGCACCCCTTGGAGGCCGTCGCGTTCCGCCTCTACTCCCTCCCGATCCCGGAAGCGGCCTCCGCGGTCACAGGCGCCGCCGCGTGGACCTGTCTCGCCGCagtccttgccgccgccgccgcgggcctCTGGCGCCTGCGCTCGTCCACAGCCGCCGCCGTTGCCGTCTCCACGACCACGAAGCCTTTGGAGCTGGATCCGTCGTCTCGCGCCGCGGAGGTGTCGCCGTCCAGGCCGTCGTCGCAGCGGTCGCCGCCGGTGCCGGCCGCGGCGTCGACGACGCCGACGGCGCCGTCGCGCAAGGAGATGTACACGGCGTACTTCCGCGACGCCGGCTGCGTCGGGTGCTGCTACGAAGACGGAAACaacgaggaggatgacgatgcggACGAGGAGCACGAGGACGGTGACCGCGACGTGTTCGTTTCGGATGGGGCGGATCCTTTCGGGTGGGAGGTGGTGAGGTCGCTGCCTCCGCCTCTCAGCCCGACGGCTGCGCTCGGCGGCGGCAGCGTGGTGCAGCTGTGGGATCAGGGCGTCGGGGGTGGCTTGACGCCGACGGCGAGCCCGCGGTGGAGAGGCCgagtcgtcgtcgtcggcgccgTCTCGGCCTTCTGA
- the LOC136521377 gene encoding peroxiredoxin Q, chloroplastic-like, with product MAFTPATAGCKPSLVLAPRASSRGSAARTQAALLCTPSTSAFRGLRAPASAAPAPRWRRSAASTGIVCGKVSKGSVPPNFTLKDQNGKPVSLNKFKGKPVVVYFYPADETPGCTKQACAFRDAYEKFKKAGAEVIGISGDDAASHKAFAQKYRLPFTLLSDEGNRVRKEWGVPADLFGTLPGRQTYVLDKQGVVQYIYNNQFQPEKHIGETLKILQSL from the exons ATGGCATTCACGCCCGCTACGGCCGGCTGCAAGCCTTCCCTGGTGCTGGCGCCGCGGGCGTCGTCCCGCGGCTCGGCGGCCCGCACGCAGGCGGCGCTCCTCTGCACGCCCTCCACCTCCGCGTTCCGCGGCCTCCGGGCGCCCGCATCCGCCGCGCCGGCCCCGCGCTGGCGCCGCTCGGCGGCGTCCACGGGCATCGTCTGCGGCAAG GTCAGCAAGGGCAGCGTGCCACCGAACTTCACTCTCAAGGACCAGAACGGCAAGCCCGTGTCGCTGAACAAGTTCAAGGGCAAGCCCGTCGTCGTCTACTTCTATCCCGCCGACGAGACGCCCGGATGCACAAAGCAG GCGTGCGCGTTCAGGGACGCGTACGAGAAGTTCAAGAAGGCCGGGGCGGAGGTGATCGGCATCAGCGGCGACGACGCGGCGTCGCACAAGGCGTTCGCGCAGAAGTACCGGCTGCCGTTCACGCTGCTGAGCGACGAGGGGAACCGCGTGCGCAAGGAGTGGGGCGTCCCCGCCGACCTGTTCGGCACGCTCCCCGGGCGGCAGACGTACGTGCTGGACAAGCAGGGCGTCGTGCAGTACATCTACAACAACCAGTTCCAGCCCGAGAAGCACATCGGCGAGACGCTCAAGATCCTGCAGAGCCTCTGA